Proteins from one Streptomyces sp. NBC_00289 genomic window:
- a CDS encoding ArsA family ATPase, translating into MRTILITGPGGGGRTTTAAATALAAAREGTRTLVLSADRTDTLGAALDAVTGPVPQEVAPRLTAWRPDAAERFREDLTAFQARAASAFDLLGASRLDPEELTPLPGAEELALLRALRDAALAESHDLLVVDLPPTPQALALLALPEELRRYLRRLLPAERQAARALRPVLGRLAGVPMPAEWLYETAARWDLELAAVEAVVADRDTVVRLVAEPGPAGADSVRAATLALALRGLRPDVLVASRVLPEDAAHGWLAGPVAQQRKVLEEWRESYDVRPVAHLGQDPRGADDLAALAVPGVNGTTSTVEWTVADRLAEDGVLVWHLPLPGAIRDELDLVRRGDELVVTAGRLRRIVPLPSALRRCTVAGAALREGELRVRFAPDPHLWPRTR; encoded by the coding sequence ATGCGCACCATCCTGATCACGGGCCCCGGCGGCGGTGGCCGTACCACCACCGCGGCCGCCACCGCGCTCGCCGCCGCCCGGGAGGGCACCCGCACCCTCGTGCTGAGCGCCGACCGCACCGACACCCTCGGCGCGGCCCTGGACGCGGTGACGGGACCGGTCCCCCAGGAGGTCGCGCCCCGCCTCACCGCTTGGCGGCCGGACGCGGCCGAGCGGTTCCGGGAGGACCTCACCGCCTTCCAGGCCCGCGCGGCCTCCGCCTTCGACCTCCTCGGAGCCTCCCGCCTGGACCCCGAGGAGCTCACCCCCCTGCCCGGCGCCGAGGAGCTCGCCCTGTTGCGCGCCCTGCGGGACGCGGCCCTCGCCGAGAGCCACGACCTCCTGGTCGTCGACCTCCCGCCCACCCCGCAGGCCCTCGCCCTGCTCGCCCTGCCCGAGGAACTCCGCCGCTACCTCCGCCGGCTGCTCCCGGCCGAGCGGCAGGCGGCCCGCGCCCTGCGCCCGGTCCTCGGCCGGCTCGCCGGCGTCCCCATGCCCGCCGAGTGGCTGTACGAGACGGCCGCGCGCTGGGACCTGGAACTCGCCGCCGTCGAGGCCGTCGTCGCCGACCGCGACACCGTCGTACGGCTGGTCGCCGAACCCGGTCCGGCCGGTGCCGACTCCGTCCGCGCCGCCACCCTCGCCCTGGCCCTGCGCGGACTGCGCCCCGACGTGCTGGTCGCGAGCCGCGTCCTGCCGGAGGACGCGGCCCACGGCTGGCTGGCCGGCCCCGTGGCCCAGCAGCGCAAGGTCCTGGAGGAGTGGCGGGAGTCGTACGACGTCCGCCCGGTCGCCCACCTCGGCCAGGACCCCCGCGGCGCCGACGACCTCGCCGCGCTTGCCGTGCCGGGCGTCAACGGCACGACCTCCACCGTGGAGTGGACCGTCGCCGACCGGCTCGCCGAGGACGGCGTGCTCGTCTGGCACCTGCCCCTGCCCGGCGCGATACGGGACGAGCTGGACCTGGTGCGCCGCGGCGACGAACTCGTCGTCACGGCAGGCCGGCTCCGCCGGATCGTGCCGCTGCCGTCCGCCCTGCGCCGCTGCACCGTCGCCGGGGCCGCGCTGCGGGAGGGCGAACTGCGCGTCCGGTTCGCCCCGGATCCGCATCTGTGGCCGCGGACACGATGA
- a CDS encoding DUF5304 domain-containing protein, producing the protein MSEERPTPDATGPEAVDEPRAGDDDAWATACAEDLAAEKARRRAEYGPPRVSAAEELRKLVDVVADKLSGVQSPLLGAVAGPAAQQVVRQVVQQAKAAVEPVIERNPDVFDHLAAAGNELLAAYRSAVQAQEQRWTARAEDPGHPGDRGDRGEGTGPGERIDLD; encoded by the coding sequence ATGAGCGAAGAGCGCCCCACGCCCGACGCCACCGGGCCGGAGGCCGTCGACGAACCGCGGGCGGGAGACGACGACGCCTGGGCGACGGCGTGTGCCGAGGACCTCGCGGCGGAGAAGGCCCGCCGTCGCGCCGAGTACGGCCCGCCCCGGGTCTCGGCCGCCGAGGAGCTGCGCAAGCTCGTCGACGTGGTCGCCGACAAACTGTCCGGAGTCCAGTCGCCGCTCCTGGGAGCGGTCGCCGGGCCCGCGGCCCAGCAGGTGGTACGCCAGGTCGTCCAGCAGGCCAAGGCCGCCGTCGAGCCCGTCATCGAACGCAACCCGGACGTTTTCGATCACCTCGCCGCGGCCGGCAACGAACTCCTCGCCGCCTACCGTTCCGCCGTGCAGGCCCAGGAGCAGCGCTGGACCGCGCGCGCCGAGGACCCCGGGCACCCGGGCGACCGCGGTGACCGTGGCGAGGGCACCGGCCCCGGCGAGCGCATCGACCTGGACTGA
- a CDS encoding ROK family glucokinase, whose product MGLTIGVDIGGTKIAAGVVDEEGNILSTHQVPTPGTPEGIVDAIAAAVEGARVGHEIVGVGIGAAGYVNRQRSTVYFAPNIDWRQEPLKEKVEARVGLPVVVENDANAAAWGEYKFGAGKGHRNVICITLGTGLGGGIIIGNKLRRGHFGVAAEFGHIRMVPDGLLCGCGSQGCWEQYASGRALVRYAKQRANATPENAEILLSLGDGHPDGIEGKHISMAARQGDPVAVDSYRELARWAGAGLADLASLFDPSAFIVGGGLSDEGELVLDPIRKSYKRWLVGGNWRPVADVIAAQLGNKAGLVGAADLAREPDPVM is encoded by the coding sequence ATGGGACTCACCATCGGCGTCGACATCGGCGGCACGAAGATCGCGGCCGGCGTGGTCGACGAGGAAGGCAACATCCTCTCGACCCACCAGGTGCCTACCCCGGGCACGCCCGAGGGCATCGTGGACGCCATCGCCGCCGCCGTCGAGGGCGCACGTGTGGGACACGAGATCGTCGGCGTGGGCATCGGTGCCGCCGGCTACGTCAACCGTCAGCGTTCCACGGTCTACTTCGCGCCCAACATCGACTGGCGCCAGGAGCCGCTGAAGGAGAAGGTCGAGGCCCGGGTGGGCCTTCCGGTCGTCGTGGAGAACGACGCCAACGCGGCCGCGTGGGGCGAGTACAAGTTCGGTGCGGGCAAGGGGCACCGCAACGTCATCTGCATCACCCTCGGCACCGGCCTCGGCGGCGGCATCATCATCGGCAACAAGCTGCGCCGCGGGCACTTCGGAGTGGCCGCCGAGTTCGGCCACATCCGGATGGTGCCGGACGGCCTGCTGTGCGGCTGCGGCTCACAGGGCTGCTGGGAGCAGTACGCGTCCGGGCGCGCCCTCGTCAGATACGCCAAGCAGCGCGCCAACGCGACGCCCGAGAACGCCGAGATCCTGCTGTCGCTGGGCGACGGCCACCCCGACGGCATCGAGGGCAAGCACATCTCCATGGCCGCCCGGCAGGGCGACCCGGTCGCTGTCGACTCCTACCGTGAGCTGGCCCGCTGGGCCGGCGCCGGCCTCGCCGACCTGGCGTCCCTCTTCGACCCCTCCGCCTTCATCGTCGGCGGCGGCCTCTCCGACGAGGGCGAACTGGTCCTGGACCCGATCCGCAAGTCCTACAAGCGCTGGCTGGTCGGCGGCAACTGGCGCCCGGTCGCCGACGTGATCGCCGCCCAGCTCGGCAACAAGGCCGGCCTGGTGGGCGCGGCGGACCTGGCCCGGGAGCCCGACCCGGTCATGTAG
- a CDS encoding endonuclease/exonuclease/phosphatase family protein, giving the protein MATSMQLPNSRTEADGSAVIRVLSYNIRSMRDDTAALARVITACAPDLVLVQEAPLFFRWRKKLARLAAASGQVILSGGGTAAGPALLCSLRATVERTEDVLLPLTPGLHRRGFATAVVRFGGARLGVLSCHLSLQKEERQAQGAMLLDRLAGMGVEHAVAGGDLNERPGGPTFRSLSAGLQDGWAVAPRGGEHTWTRDEPHRRIDAIFATRNVEVLGCGVPLGHPGVTEHDLRAATDHLPVLAALRVPAS; this is encoded by the coding sequence ATGGCGACCAGCATGCAGCTTCCCAACTCCCGCACCGAAGCCGACGGTTCGGCCGTCATCCGGGTGCTGAGCTACAACATCCGCTCGATGCGCGACGACACCGCCGCCCTCGCCCGGGTGATCACCGCCTGCGCCCCCGACCTGGTCCTGGTCCAGGAGGCCCCGCTCTTCTTCCGCTGGCGCAAGAAACTGGCCCGGCTCGCGGCGGCCTCCGGGCAGGTGATCCTCTCCGGGGGCGGCACGGCCGCCGGTCCCGCGCTGCTGTGTTCCCTGCGGGCGACGGTCGAGCGCACCGAGGACGTGCTGCTGCCGCTCACCCCGGGCCTGCACCGGCGGGGCTTCGCGACCGCGGTCGTACGTTTCGGCGGGGCCCGGCTCGGCGTGCTCAGCTGCCACCTGAGCCTGCAGAAGGAGGAGCGTCAGGCGCAGGGCGCCATGCTCCTGGACCGGCTGGCCGGAATGGGTGTGGAGCACGCGGTCGCGGGCGGCGACCTCAACGAGCGCCCCGGCGGCCCCACCTTCCGCAGCCTGTCGGCCGGACTCCAGGACGGCTGGGCGGTCGCTCCCCGGGGCGGCGAACACACCTGGACGCGCGACGAGCCCCACCGGCGCATCGACGCGATCTTCGCGACCAGGAACGTCGAGGTGCTCGGCTGCGGGGTGCCGCTGGGGCACCCCGGGGTGACGGAGCACGACCTGAGGGCGGCCACGGACCACCTGCCCGTCCTGGCCGCCCTCAGAGTCCCGGCATCCTGA
- a CDS encoding alpha/beta hydrolase produces MPVLSGAEPFRHEGGAAGVLLCHGFTGCPQSLRPWAEHLAGRGLTVSLPLLPGHGTRWQDMQLTGWQDWYAEVDRELRALSERCEKVFVAGLSMGAALALRLAARHGAGVDGVIAVNPANRMHGLAAHALPVVRHLVPSTRGIVSDIAKEGGVELGYDRVPLHAAHSLRAFFRLVDGELPQVTQPLLLLRSPQDHVVPPSDSARILGRVSSTDVTEILLEQSYHVATLDHDADRIFEESFAFIDRLAPGAGKEASGAGQVRRQEGTAAGG; encoded by the coding sequence GTGCCGGTCCTCTCCGGAGCCGAGCCGTTCCGCCACGAGGGCGGAGCCGCAGGCGTCCTCCTCTGTCACGGTTTCACCGGTTGCCCCCAGTCCCTGCGCCCCTGGGCGGAACACCTCGCCGGGCGCGGGCTGACCGTCTCGCTCCCCCTGCTGCCCGGACACGGCACCCGCTGGCAGGACATGCAGCTCACCGGCTGGCAGGACTGGTACGCGGAGGTGGATCGCGAGCTGCGCGCCCTGTCCGAGCGCTGCGAGAAGGTGTTCGTGGCCGGCCTGTCGATGGGCGCCGCGCTCGCGCTGCGACTCGCCGCCCGGCACGGCGCCGGCGTCGACGGCGTCATCGCCGTGAACCCCGCGAACAGGATGCACGGCCTGGCCGCGCACGCCCTTCCGGTGGTCCGCCATCTCGTGCCCTCCACGCGGGGCATCGTGAGCGACATCGCGAAGGAGGGCGGCGTCGAGCTGGGATACGACCGGGTGCCGCTGCACGCGGCGCACTCGCTGCGCGCCTTCTTCCGGCTGGTCGACGGCGAGCTGCCGCAGGTCACCCAGCCGCTGCTGCTCCTGCGCAGCCCGCAGGACCATGTGGTGCCGCCGTCCGACTCGGCCCGGATCCTCGGCCGGGTCTCCTCCACGGACGTGACGGAGATCCTGCTGGAACAGAGCTACCACGTCGCGACGTTGGACCATGACGCGGACCGGATCTTCGAGGAGAGCTTCGCGTTCATCGACCGGCTCGCACCCGGTGCCGGCAAGGAGGCGTCCGGCGCCGGTCAGGTACGCAGGCAGGAAGGGACGGCCGCAGGTGGCTGA
- a CDS encoding lysophospholipid acyltransferase family protein: MKVSIGGPLKLAFRPWVEGLENVPAEGPAILASNHLSFSDSFFLPAVLDRKVTFIAKAEYFTTPGVKGRLTAAFFKGVGQLPVDRSGARGAGEAAIRSGMDVLERGELFGIYPEGTRSPDGRLYRGKPGGLARVALATGAPVIPVAMIDTEKIQPPGKVMPKLMRPGIRIGKPLDFSRYQGMEHDRFVLRAVTDEVMYEIMKLSGQEYVDIYATAAKRRIADAAKAEKEAEKAARAALAQAQKDAQAQKDAQAEKDARAQRDEAEQKEQTETDGAP, translated from the coding sequence ATGAAGGTATCCATCGGAGGGCCGCTGAAGCTCGCCTTCAGGCCCTGGGTGGAAGGCCTGGAGAACGTACCCGCCGAGGGCCCCGCGATCCTGGCGAGCAACCACCTCTCCTTCTCCGACTCGTTCTTCCTGCCCGCGGTCCTCGACCGCAAGGTCACGTTCATCGCGAAGGCCGAGTACTTCACCACGCCCGGTGTGAAGGGGCGGCTGACGGCCGCCTTCTTCAAGGGCGTCGGGCAGCTCCCGGTGGACCGCTCGGGCGCACGCGGCGCCGGCGAGGCGGCGATCAGGAGCGGCATGGACGTGCTCGAGCGCGGTGAGCTGTTCGGGATCTATCCGGAGGGCACGCGCTCGCCCGACGGGCGGTTGTACCGCGGCAAACCGGGCGGCCTCGCGCGCGTGGCGCTCGCCACCGGCGCGCCCGTCATCCCGGTCGCCATGATCGACACGGAGAAGATCCAGCCGCCCGGGAAGGTCATGCCGAAGCTGATGCGGCCGGGCATCCGGATCGGCAAGCCGCTGGACTTCAGCCGCTACCAGGGCATGGAGCACGACCGGTTCGTGCTCCGCGCGGTGACCGACGAGGTCATGTACGAGATCATGAAGCTCTCCGGCCAGGAGTACGTCGACATCTACGCGACCGCGGCCAAGCGGCGGATCGCGGACGCGGCGAAGGCCGAGAAGGAAGCGGAGAAGGCGGCGAGGGCCGCACTCGCGCAGGCACAGAAGGACGCGCAGGCACAGAAGGACGCGCAGGCGGAGAAGGACGCGCGGGCACAGCGGGACGAGGCAGAGCAGAAGGAACAGACGGAGACGGACGGCGCGCCCTAG
- the macS gene encoding MacS family sensor histidine kinase, producing MAERERVMRMSVEQPLWRALTGYRVLTMLYAVGLFATAYDTFTRPWVAVTYYCVLFVWTLATLPRVANAANCTKRFLAADLTVALTGILLTPVADAHERIVDGGPTLPSIWTAGSVLAFAVKGGWRWAAFASTAVAVANLVERGVPARDTVHNVILVWVASIAIGYVVEVARASERTLARALEIEAATRERERLARDIHDGVLQVLAMVQRRGAVMGGEGAELGRMAGEQEVALRTLVSGGLVPVSRASEDAALGAVVRTVEEPDDDGPLDLRALLARYAAAKVGLAGPGAPVLLPPAAATELAAAVGAALDNVREHAGEEARAWILVEDEPDSVVVTVRDDGPGIPEGRLAQAEGEGRLGVALSIRGRLRDLGGSAELISVPGQGTEVELTVPKDTKVSRGKAEQR from the coding sequence TTGGCCGAGCGCGAGCGAGTCATGCGCATGTCGGTGGAGCAGCCGCTGTGGCGTGCGCTCACCGGGTACCGGGTGCTCACGATGCTGTACGCGGTCGGCCTCTTCGCCACCGCGTACGACACGTTCACCCGCCCCTGGGTCGCCGTCACGTACTACTGCGTCCTGTTCGTCTGGACCCTGGCGACCCTCCCCAGAGTGGCGAACGCGGCGAACTGCACCAAGCGGTTCCTGGCCGCGGACCTGACCGTCGCCCTCACCGGCATCCTGCTCACGCCCGTCGCCGACGCGCACGAGCGGATCGTGGACGGGGGCCCCACCCTGCCGTCGATATGGACCGCGGGCTCGGTGCTGGCCTTCGCCGTGAAGGGCGGCTGGCGCTGGGCGGCCTTCGCTTCCACGGCCGTGGCCGTCGCCAACCTGGTCGAGCGGGGCGTCCCCGCGCGCGACACCGTCCACAACGTGATCCTCGTGTGGGTCGCCTCCATCGCCATCGGGTACGTCGTCGAGGTCGCCCGGGCCTCCGAGCGCACCCTCGCCCGCGCCCTGGAGATCGAGGCGGCCACCCGGGAACGGGAGCGGCTCGCCCGCGACATCCACGACGGGGTCCTGCAGGTGCTGGCCATGGTGCAGCGGCGTGGCGCCGTGATGGGCGGCGAGGGGGCCGAGCTGGGCCGGATGGCCGGCGAGCAGGAGGTGGCGCTGCGCACGCTGGTCTCCGGCGGACTGGTCCCCGTCTCCCGCGCGTCGGAGGACGCGGCCCTGGGCGCGGTCGTACGGACCGTCGAGGAGCCGGACGACGACGGGCCGCTCGACCTGCGCGCCCTGCTCGCCCGGTACGCCGCCGCGAAGGTCGGCCTCGCCGGGCCCGGCGCTCCCGTGCTGCTGCCGCCGGCCGCCGCGACGGAGCTGGCCGCGGCTGTCGGGGCGGCCCTGGACAACGTCCGAGAGCATGCCGGGGAGGAGGCACGCGCGTGGATCCTGGTCGAGGACGAGCCGGACTCCGTCGTCGTGACCGTCCGGGACGACGGTCCCGGCATCCCGGAGGGGCGGCTGGCGCAGGCCGAGGGCGAGGGACGGCTCGGTGTGGCCCTGTCCATCCGGGGCCGGCTGCGTGACCTCGGTGGCAGCGCCGAGCTGATCTCGGTGCCCGGCCAGGGCACGGAGGTCGAACTGACGGTACCGAAGGACACGAAGGTGTCACGGGGGAAGGCGGAGCAGCGATGA
- a CDS encoding response regulator, with product MTDTGSQQAPIRVMVVDDHPMWRDAVARDLAASGLEVVATAGDGEQAVRRARAVGPDVLVLDLNLPAKPGVQVCKELVGANPALRVLVLSASGEHADVLEAVKSGATGYLLKSASTEELLDAVRRTAVGDPVFTPGLAGLVLGEYRRLASEPAPAPDTDQPGAPQLTDRETEVLRLVAKGLSYKQIAERLVISHRTVQNHVQNTLGKLQLHNRVELVRYAIERGLDDE from the coding sequence ATGACGGACACCGGGAGCCAACAGGCCCCCATCAGGGTCATGGTGGTCGACGACCACCCGATGTGGCGGGACGCCGTGGCACGCGACCTGGCCGCCTCCGGTCTCGAGGTGGTCGCCACCGCCGGCGACGGCGAGCAGGCGGTACGCCGTGCCAGGGCCGTCGGCCCCGACGTCCTCGTGCTCGACCTCAACCTGCCGGCCAAGCCGGGCGTCCAGGTCTGCAAGGAACTCGTCGGCGCCAACCCGGCGCTGCGCGTGCTGGTCCTGTCGGCGAGCGGCGAGCACGCGGACGTCCTGGAGGCGGTGAAGTCGGGTGCCACCGGCTACCTGCTGAAGTCGGCCTCGACGGAGGAACTCCTCGACGCGGTGCGCCGTACGGCCGTGGGGGACCCCGTCTTCACGCCGGGTCTCGCGGGCCTGGTCCTCGGCGAGTACCGCCGGCTCGCCTCCGAGCCCGCGCCCGCGCCGGACACCGACCAGCCGGGGGCCCCGCAGCTCACCGACCGGGAGACGGAGGTGCTGCGGCTGGTCGCGAAGGGCCTGAGCTACAAGCAGATCGCGGAACGCCTGGTCATCTCCCACCGCACGGTCCAGAACCACGTGCAGAACACCCTCGGCAAGCTGCAACTGCACAACCGCGTGGAGCTCGTTCGGTACGCGATAGAACGCGGACTCGACGACGAGTAG
- a CDS encoding 6-phosphofructokinase yields the protein MRVGVLTGGGDCPGLNAVIRGIVRKGVQEYGYDFVGFRDGWRGPLEGDTVRLDIPAVRGILPRGGTILGSSRTNPLKHENGIRRIKENLSKLEVDALIVIGGEDTLGIATRLSDEYGVPCVGVPKTIDNDLSGTDYTFGFDTAVGIATEAIDRLHTTAESHMRVLVCEVMGRHAGWIAIHSGLAGGANVILIPEQRFDVQRVCDWVTSRFKASYAPIVVVAEGAMPQDGDLVLKDQSLDSFGHVRLSGVGEWLAKEIERRTGKEARTTVLGHIQRGGTPSAFDRWLATRFGLHAIEAVRDGDFGKMVALRGTDIVRVPIAEATANLKTVDPKLYEEVGVFFG from the coding sequence ATGCGGGTAGGAGTACTGACCGGGGGCGGCGACTGCCCCGGGCTCAACGCCGTCATCCGGGGCATCGTCCGCAAGGGCGTGCAGGAGTACGGCTACGACTTCGTCGGCTTCCGGGACGGCTGGCGGGGGCCGCTCGAAGGAGACACCGTCCGCCTCGACATCCCCGCCGTGCGCGGCATCCTGCCCCGCGGCGGCACCATCCTCGGCTCCTCGCGCACGAATCCGCTCAAGCACGAGAACGGCATCCGCCGGATCAAGGAGAACCTCTCCAAGCTGGAGGTCGACGCGCTCATCGTGATCGGCGGCGAGGACACCCTGGGCATCGCCACCCGCCTGTCCGACGAGTACGGCGTGCCCTGCGTCGGCGTGCCGAAGACGATCGACAACGACCTGTCCGGTACGGACTACACCTTCGGCTTCGACACCGCCGTCGGTATCGCGACCGAGGCGATCGACCGGCTGCACACCACCGCCGAGTCGCACATGCGGGTCCTGGTCTGCGAGGTGATGGGCCGTCACGCCGGCTGGATCGCCATCCACTCGGGCCTGGCCGGCGGCGCGAACGTCATCCTCATCCCCGAGCAGCGCTTCGACGTCCAGCGGGTGTGCGACTGGGTGACCTCCCGCTTCAAGGCGTCGTACGCGCCGATCGTCGTGGTCGCGGAGGGCGCCATGCCCCAGGACGGCGACCTGGTGCTCAAGGACCAGTCCCTGGACTCCTTCGGGCACGTACGGCTGTCCGGGGTGGGCGAGTGGCTCGCGAAGGAGATCGAGCGGCGCACCGGCAAGGAGGCCCGTACGACCGTCCTCGGCCACATCCAGCGCGGCGGCACCCCCAGCGCCTTCGACCGCTGGCTCGCCACCCGCTTCGGGCTGCACGCCATCGAGGCCGTCCGCGACGGCGACTTCGGCAAGATGGTCGCCCTGCGTGGCACGGACATCGTCCGCGTCCCCATCGCGGAGGCCACGGCCAACCTGAAGACGGTGGATCCCAAGCTGTACGAGGAGGTCGGGGTCTTCTTCGGCTGA
- a CDS encoding anthranilate synthase family protein, translated as MDLTGLLDDDRPFALLRRRAPGHDHDLVELLLGPVTACDRLADLPDECLALVPFRQIRERGFDVRDDGTPLLALTPEERYEIPLAEALDRLPAHDVRVEDGGFDVADEEYAEIVGRVLREEIGRGEGANFVIRRTYEGRIAGFGRADALALFRRLLVGERGAYWTFVVHTGDRTLVGASPEVHVRMSGGTVVMNPISGTYRYPAGGPTPEHLLDFLGDGKEIEELSMVVDEELKMMCTVGDRGGVVVGPRLKEMAHLAHTEYELRGRSSLDVREVLKETMFAATVTGSPVQNACRVIERHEPIGRDGVGRGYYAGALALIGRHPDGGDEEAGAAQTLDSPILIRTADIDADGRLRVPVGATLVRGSDPAAEVAETHAKAAGVLAALGVRAQRPHEEGVRPRLADDPRVRAALDGRRASLAPFWLRMQERSDALEGHALVVDGEDTFTAMLAHVLRSSGLEVTVRRYDEPGLRETVLAHEGPVVLGPGPGDPSDTSDPKMRFLRALTADVIRNHGHGVLGVCLGHELIAAQLGLEIVRKVVPYQGAQTEIDLFGRRETVGFYNSFVARCDDEAARELAAHDVEISRDASGEVHALRGPGFAGVQFHPESVLTLDGAAVVRELVGRLRGTSPLAERRPAR; from the coding sequence ATGGACCTGACAGGTCTTCTCGACGACGACCGACCGTTCGCCCTGCTGCGCCGCCGGGCCCCCGGCCACGACCACGATCTGGTCGAGCTGCTGCTCGGCCCGGTCACCGCCTGCGACCGGCTCGCCGACCTCCCCGACGAGTGCCTCGCCCTCGTCCCCTTCCGGCAGATCCGCGAGCGCGGCTTCGACGTCCGCGACGACGGCACCCCGCTGCTGGCGCTGACGCCCGAGGAGCGGTACGAGATCCCGCTCGCCGAGGCACTCGACCGGCTCCCGGCCCACGACGTACGCGTCGAGGACGGCGGCTTCGACGTGGCGGACGAGGAGTACGCGGAGATCGTGGGGCGCGTGCTGCGGGAGGAGATCGGGCGGGGCGAGGGCGCGAACTTCGTGATCCGGCGGACGTACGAGGGCCGGATCGCCGGGTTCGGACGGGCCGACGCGCTGGCCCTGTTCCGGCGGCTCCTGGTGGGCGAGCGGGGCGCGTACTGGACCTTCGTCGTGCACACCGGCGACCGGACGCTGGTCGGCGCCAGTCCCGAGGTGCACGTCCGGATGTCCGGCGGGACCGTGGTCATGAACCCGATCAGCGGAACGTACCGCTATCCGGCCGGCGGACCGACGCCCGAGCACCTCCTCGACTTCCTCGGCGACGGCAAGGAGATCGAGGAGCTCTCGATGGTCGTCGACGAGGAGCTGAAGATGATGTGCACCGTCGGCGACCGGGGCGGGGTCGTGGTCGGACCGCGGCTGAAGGAGATGGCCCACCTCGCCCACACCGAGTACGAGCTGCGCGGCCGGTCGTCGCTGGACGTGCGCGAGGTGCTGAAGGAGACCATGTTCGCCGCCACCGTCACCGGCTCCCCCGTGCAGAACGCCTGCCGGGTCATCGAACGCCACGAGCCCATCGGGCGGGACGGTGTCGGGCGCGGGTACTACGCGGGCGCGCTCGCGCTGATCGGGCGGCACCCCGACGGCGGGGACGAGGAGGCCGGGGCCGCGCAGACGCTCGACTCGCCCATCCTGATCCGTACCGCCGACATCGACGCGGACGGCCGGCTGCGGGTGCCGGTCGGCGCCACCCTCGTACGGGGCTCCGACCCGGCGGCCGAGGTGGCCGAGACGCACGCCAAGGCGGCGGGGGTGCTGGCGGCGCTGGGCGTTCGCGCGCAGCGGCCGCACGAGGAGGGCGTACGGCCGCGGCTGGCCGACGATCCGCGGGTGCGGGCCGCGCTGGACGGGCGCCGGGCCTCGCTCGCGCCGTTCTGGCTGCGGATGCAGGAGCGGTCGGACGCCCTGGAGGGCCACGCCCTGGTCGTCGACGGGGAGGACACCTTCACGGCGATGCTCGCCCATGTCCTGCGGTCGAGCGGCCTGGAGGTGACCGTCCGGCGGTACGACGAGCCGGGGCTGCGGGAGACGGTGCTCGCACACGAGGGGCCGGTGGTGCTCGGCCCCGGCCCCGGGGACCCGTCCGACACGTCCGACCCGAAGATGCGGTTCCTGCGCGCCCTGACCGCCGACGTGATCCGGAACCACGGGCACGGCGTCCTCGGCGTCTGCCTCGGGCACGAGCTGATCGCGGCGCAGCTGGGCCTGGAGATCGTACGGAAGGTGGTTCCGTACCAGGGGGCGCAGACGGAGATCGACCTGTTCGGGCGCCGGGAGACCGTCGGCTTCTACAACAGTTTCGTGGCGCGCTGCGACGACGAGGCGGCGAGGGAACTGGCCGCCCACGACGTCGAGATCAGCCGCGACGCGAGCGGCGAGGTGCACGCGCTGCGCGGGCCCGGGTTCGCGGGGGTGCAGTTCCACCCGGAGTCGGTGCTCACGCTGGACGGCGCCGCGGTCGTGAGGGAGTTGGTCGGCCGGCTGCGCGGTACGAGCCCGCTCGCCGAGCGGCGGCCCGCCCGGTAG
- a CDS encoding trp operon leader peptide: MFAHSTQNWWWTAPPAAH, from the coding sequence ATGTTCGCGCACTCGACCCAGAACTGGTGGTGGACCGCTCCTCCGGCGGCCCACTGA